From Paenibacillus sp. FSL H8-0537:
TCTGTTATGTCGAACGATCCTTTCGCTGAAATTGTCCGACTGCCTGACGGCTTCATATGGGGCCTTATGCAAGGGGGATTTTTGACGCCCTTGGAAGATTACCTGAAAGATACGCGGATTGCGCCGGACGTCGTTGAATCGATGCGCTTTGGCGGCGACCATGTATTCGGATTAGAAAGCTGGTATAACCCGAATGACACGGGGATGTATTATAACAAAAGAATTTTCAAGGAGGCGGGCTTAAAGGATCCGCAGCAGCTAATGGATGAGGACAACTGGAATTGGACGACGATGCTGGATGCCGCGAAGAAGCTGACCGTAGACAATAATGGAGATGGAAAAGCTGACCAATACGGCCTTGCCGGTGCCCATTATGTTTTCTCGGAGCTGCTGATCGCCAGCAACGGCGGCATTATATACGACGAGGCGAACAAAAAAGTAGCTTTTGATTCACCCGAATCTATGGAAGCGCTTAACTTCCTTTATGGCCTGTATAACGAGCATAAAGTTGTGAAGAAAAATGAAGGTAACGACTGGGAGGATCCGGCAAAATATTTTGCCGAAGGCACGATAGCCATGTATCCGGGCGGCTTGTGGGAAATTGAAGGGCGCCTCCAGGACAAGATGAAGGATGAGTGGGGATACGTTTATCTTCCTAAGGGTCCACAGGCGGACACCTATCTTGATCCGCTTGGTCAAACGGCAGCTTACGTTATCCCTAAAGGAGTTAAGGATGCGGATGTTATCGTGAAAATCTGGGAAGAGCTTCAGGATTTCGATAACTGGCAGGAAAATCGCAGGCTGTGGCAGGAAAATGTGCTGCCGGATGAAAGCTCTATCGCTAATGCCATGAATGACGCTGGAAAAGTACAGCGTGTGTTCGGCGGACGCTTCGGGGGTCTCGGCATTAAGGACCAGCTCGACTCCGTGACGGGCAAGTTCGTCAAGGGCGAAATTACGCCAGCAACGGGCGTCGCCCAGGTAATCGGGCCTGCGCAAGCAGCTGCTGAAAAAGTGCTGAGAGGCGAGCAAGACAAGAAAGACGACAAAAAGTAATTCCCAAAGGCTTTGCCCATAATAAAGCGGCCTGCCCGGCTTTCCGATTAGGGAAACCGGGCGATTGCTGTAAAAAATTTCGCCAGTTTACAAAAGGGGGGAATGAGGTGGAAATCGTATTTTTCAGAAAAACGGCCGCTAGGATCATGGTTATCGCTATGCTGATTTCGATATTGGCTTTCCCTATAGCTCAGTCCGGCGCAGCCAGCATTCAAGCCGGTTCGGCTAAGGAAGCCGAGTCAAGCAGCGACCAGAGCCTATTAACAAACGAAGCAGAAAACAGCTACGCCCATTACTTGCAGCGCTATAAGGAAATAGAACGGCCTCGGGAGGAAATGGTCATACAAGGGGCGGACTACACAAGGGCAAGCGAAATGGAACCCGAAATCGTTCATGAGCTTGGGGGCGTATCAGGCGACTTCGTCAAGACGGGTGAAAGCGGCTCTATAGAGTGGGAGCTTGAGGTGCCGAAATCCGGCTTGTATCATATCGCCATTCGCTATTTTCCGATCGAAGGAAAAAGCTCGGCAATCGAAAGGGAGCTGCTGATCGACGGCGAGCTGCCGTTTGCCAGCGCCAGAAATTTGACCTTTCACCGCATATGGAAAAATGAGAGTGATCAGATTTTGCAGGATAACCGGGAAAATGAGCTGCGGCCGCGCCAGGTAGAATCGCCGATGTGGCAGGAGTCGCTGCTTCGAGATACAGAAGGGTACTACGAGGAGCCGTACTTCTTTTATTTTTCGGCTGGCAAGCACACATTGACGCTGTTATCTTCCAGAGAGCCGATGGCAATCGACTATTTGAAAGTGTATCAATATGATGAGCCTTCGCCTTACGAAGAGGTAGAGCGGGGATACAAGTCTAAGGGCTATGCGGAGACTAGCGGACATTTGATTAAAATGCAAGGCGAAAACGCCGCCTACAAATCGTCTCCTACCTTATATCCGATTTCCGATCGTTCCAGCCCGTCTACCGAGCCTTATGACGTATCGAAGATTAAGATGAATACGATTGGCGGCAACAACTGGCGGGTGCCGGGCCAATGGATCGCATGGGACATCGAAGCGCCAGAGGACGGGCTATACCGGATTGCGATCAAGAACAGGCAAGAATTGCTGCGAGGCATTTATTCTACACGCTCGCTATGGATTGACGGGGTCATTCCGTTTCAAGAAATGACGCAAATTCCGTTTTATTATGACTCGGACTGGCAGATGAATGTGCTAGGAAGCGAGGAAAAGCCTTATTTATTTTATATGACTAAAGGGAAGCATGAGCTGAGGCTGGAGGTGAGCTTAGGCGCAATGGCTCCTCTGATTCGCCAAGTAGAAGCAAGCTTGCTTGACATCAATGCTATGTATCGCAAAATTTTGATGATTACCGGCAATGTACCGGATCCTTATAGGGATTATCAATTAGATAAACAAATTCCCGACATGGTCGGCGTGTTTCAGGAGCAAAGCGATATTCTGTATGCCGTATCGAAGGAGCTAGTTCGCCTGACAGGCGAGAAAAGCGACAAGACGGCTACATTGGATAAAACCGCCTATCAATTAGCAGATTTGGCTCAAAAACCGGAAACGGTCCAGAAGCGGCTGTCTCAATTCAAAATTAATGTTGGCAGCGTCGGAGCCTGGATTCTGCAAGTGAGAGAGCAGCCGCTCGAAATCGATTACCTCGCTTTGGCTTCAGCTGATGTAGAGCTGCCCGAAGCAGATGCTTCAGCTTCAAAAAAAATCGTTCATGAGGTATCTTCCTTCTTTCATTCCTTCTTTGAAGATTACGATACGATCGGAAACATGGCCCAGGATGAGCAATCAATAACGGTATGGATTGGAACCGGCCGCGATCAGGCTCAAGTGCTGAAGGCGATGATTGATGATTCATTTACGCCGCTTACTGGTGTTGGAGTCAACCTTAAGCTGGTCAATCAGGATGTGCTGCTGCGTGCGTCTTTGGCAGGTGAGGGACCCGATGTAGCCATGCAGGTCGGCAACGATGTGCCGGTAAATTTCGGCATGCGGAATGCAGCGGAGGACTTGTCGCAATTCCCGGGCTATAGGGCGGTTGTGCAGCAATTCAGGGACAGCGCGCTTGTTCCATACCGATTTGAGGAGCAGGTGTTTGCGCTGCCTGAGCAGCAAATTTTCAATATGCTTTTTTACCGGAAGGATATATTAGAGGAGCTGAAACTTGAGCCGCCGCAAACGTGGGATGATGTGTACGCGATGATTCCGGTTCTGCAAAAGCATCATATGGATTTCGCGCTGCCGATTGCCCAGACGACGGGTGTTCCTGTAATGGAGGCGAATCGTGCGTTTGCTATGCTTTTATACCAGCTGGACGGCTCCTTTTATTTGAACAACGGAGCCAAAAGCGGACTGGATACAGAGGTCGGACTAGATGCATTCAAAAAATGGACCGACTTCTATACGAGCTATAAGCTGCCGCTCATCTTTGATTTTCCAATGCGCTTTCGTACGGGCGAAATGCCGGTCGGCATACAGGATTACACCTTTTACAACTATTTGAGCGTATCCGCCCCAGAAATTAAGGGCTTGTGGGAGTTCGTTCCTGTTCCAGGCACCGTGCAGCAGGATGGTTCTATTCGCCGGGATGTGGCTAGCGGCGGGACAGCCGCCATCATGCTCAAGCAGGCTAAAAACAAGGAAGCAGCTTGGGAGTTTATGAAATGGTGGGTGGGCAAGGATGCCCAGGTTCGCTTCGGCAGAGAGATGGAAGGACTGATGGGCGCTGCAGCACGTTATCCGACTGCCAATATTGAAGCGCTTAAGGAGCTGCCATGGCCGGCGCGCAATTATCGCAGCC
This genomic window contains:
- a CDS encoding extracellular solute-binding protein, giving the protein MEIVFFRKTAARIMVIAMLISILAFPIAQSGAASIQAGSAKEAESSSDQSLLTNEAENSYAHYLQRYKEIERPREEMVIQGADYTRASEMEPEIVHELGGVSGDFVKTGESGSIEWELEVPKSGLYHIAIRYFPIEGKSSAIERELLIDGELPFASARNLTFHRIWKNESDQILQDNRENELRPRQVESPMWQESLLRDTEGYYEEPYFFYFSAGKHTLTLLSSREPMAIDYLKVYQYDEPSPYEEVERGYKSKGYAETSGHLIKMQGENAAYKSSPTLYPISDRSSPSTEPYDVSKIKMNTIGGNNWRVPGQWIAWDIEAPEDGLYRIAIKNRQELLRGIYSTRSLWIDGVIPFQEMTQIPFYYDSDWQMNVLGSEEKPYLFYMTKGKHELRLEVSLGAMAPLIRQVEASLLDINAMYRKILMITGNVPDPYRDYQLDKQIPDMVGVFQEQSDILYAVSKELVRLTGEKSDKTATLDKTAYQLADLAQKPETVQKRLSQFKINVGSVGAWILQVREQPLEIDYLALASADVELPEADASASKKIVHEVSSFFHSFFEDYDTIGNMAQDEQSITVWIGTGRDQAQVLKAMIDDSFTPLTGVGVNLKLVNQDVLLRASLAGEGPDVAMQVGNDVPVNFGMRNAAEDLSQFPGYRAVVQQFRDSALVPYRFEEQVFALPEQQIFNMLFYRKDILEELKLEPPQTWDDVYAMIPVLQKHHMDFALPIAQTTGVPVMEANRAFAMLLYQLDGSFYLNNGAKSGLDTEVGLDAFKKWTDFYTSYKLPLIFDFPMRFRTGEMPVGIQDYTFYNYLSVSAPEIKGLWEFVPVPGTVQQDGSIRRDVASGGTAAIMLKQAKNKEAAWEFMKWWVGKDAQVRFGREMEGLMGAAARYPTANIEALKELPWPARNYRSLEEQWQWVQGVPEVPGGYFTGRHLDNALREVINNGTNTADSLYDYVQEIDYEITQKRSEFHLE
- a CDS encoding extracellular solute-binding protein, with the protein product MKRMKSMLLILLPAVLMILSACSGNNTGNTVATESPASTATPTEETSAPTEEPEPPAANLGGREIRISHWWDAAPDGDSEADELARERIKKVEEKYNVKIKYLNTEYWSTTEKLSSSVMSNDPFAEIVRLPDGFIWGLMQGGFLTPLEDYLKDTRIAPDVVESMRFGGDHVFGLESWYNPNDTGMYYNKRIFKEAGLKDPQQLMDEDNWNWTTMLDAAKKLTVDNNGDGKADQYGLAGAHYVFSELLIASNGGIIYDEANKKVAFDSPESMEALNFLYGLYNEHKVVKKNEGNDWEDPAKYFAEGTIAMYPGGLWEIEGRLQDKMKDEWGYVYLPKGPQADTYLDPLGQTAAYVIPKGVKDADVIVKIWEELQDFDNWQENRRLWQENVLPDESSIANAMNDAGKVQRVFGGRFGGLGIKDQLDSVTGKFVKGEITPATGVAQVIGPAQAAAEKVLRGEQDKKDDKK